DNA from Anser cygnoides isolate HZ-2024a breed goose chromosome 32, Taihu_goose_T2T_genome, whole genome shotgun sequence:
CACCCCCTCGGGGACACGTCAGCCCTTTGGGGACACGCCATCCCTTTGGGGACGAGCCATCCCTTTGGGGATACGCCAGCCCCTTGGGGACAAGCCAGCCCCTCATAGGATGGGGCCATCCCTGTAGGGCCGAGCTGTCCCTACAGGGGACATCCATCCCTCTGGGGACAAGCCACAGCCTACAGCTGAGCCGTCCCCGGGGGCCTTGTCCCAGTGCAAGCAGTTCTGGGTGTGCCTGGCCGAGGCAGGCGTCACACACGTGCGTGTCCCCACGCGTTGCCAAAGGGTCCTTCCCCGGGGCAcggccagcagggctggggggctccgCGTCCCGCTTCCCCCTGCGCCCGCTGGGGTCCTGCGGCAcggccagcagccccagggctaCGCCGAGCTGGGGGTGACGTGCCCGTCGCTGGCCTCGCTCCAGTTCACAGCCCACTCCTTCCTCTGGATGGTGCCCATCTTCTCCTCGCGGAACTGCTGCCGCTCCTCCCGCGGGATCTTCACAGCGTGGTACTGCGGCACGGCCGGCGGCGCGTAGCGCGCCCGGCGGAAGAAGCCCagctgcggggagcgggggggggtcagcaccgggggctgcgggcagcgccTGGCCACGGCTCAGCCCCGCTGGGCGGCACGGGCAGCCAGACGGGATCGGGTCTGGCTCCACGTGCTCACAGCTCCGCGCTTGCCTGTCCCGCTGCGCTCCCCCCAGAACTCACCACGGGGGCATGCACGTCGCACCGGTGCTGCAAACCCTCACGTATCTGCGtgccggcacggcacggcctgGCTCAGCACTGCAAACCCTGGCACGGCCATGCACCAGCAGCACCgcaggctcctgccctgccaccccGCCGCTGCAAACCCTCATCCGTCCACCCCCGATGCTGCAAACCCTCGCGCGCCCACACGCCAGCCCTGCAAATCCTCGCACACCTGTGCACCAGCACAGCAAACCCTGGCACACCCACACGCCAGCACTGCAAACCCTCGCACCATGCTACCCTGACACTGCAAACCCTCTTCCACCCACCCCACTGCTTCAAACCCTCGCACAACTGCATGCGGACACCGCAAGCCCTCATCCCTCCTCCTGGGCACACTGCACGCCTTCGCACACCCGTGCAGGGGGGGCCGCGCGCCCGTGCGCACccgtgctggctgctgccggCCCGGGGAGCCGGCCCCGCGTTACCGCTGGCCCTCCAGAGCCTGCTTGTCCGCCTCGGAGGGCTGCAGCCTCCGGCGGGCCCGGTAATAGTTAGCGGTGTAGCGGGAGGTTTGGCTGCTCCGCTTGAAGAAGCCGCACTGGGGAGGAAGTGAGAAGGTGAAGctgggcacggcacggcacggcacggcactgGTCCAAAGGCATGGcgtggcacggcacggcacggcactgCCCTGACGCCACGGCACCGCGTGGCACGGCGCAGCACGGCGTAGCAGTGGCCCAGCAGCACAGTGCGGCGTGACACAGTAGGGGTAGCGTAGCACGGCCAGGGTGGtacggcacggcatggcacagccAGGGCACCCCGTATCACAGGGTGGGGACACATCCTGCCACAGGGACCCCATCCCCCTCACTCACCTTCCAGAGGATGAAGACCAGCAGGGCCAGGACGAGGATGCCGGCCAACACGGCCAGGAGGATGACCCACCAGGGCACGCCGCCAGCCACCGCCACCCCGGGGTCCAGGTAGATGGTGACAGGGATCTGGGGACAGCAGCGTGGGTCagggggtggcggggagggCGCCGGGTGccgggggttgtggggtcagaCCTGCGTGGAGGCGTCCTTCAGCACCAGGTTCTTGATGGACGAGGTCACCGAGACGCTGGCACGCACGATCAGCTCCACCGAGGTGACGGCCAGGAACTCCTGCAGCGGGGGCACGGGACAGGGCTtgcccttgtccccatccctgtccccgtccccgtccccattccCTTCTCACCTCCAGGAAGGTGCTGTTCCAGAGCCGCCCGCGGGCGGTGAGCACAGCGGCACGCTCAAAGCTGTGCAGCGGGCAGCGAAACGCCAGGCAGCGCGCGGTGCCCTGGGCACAATCctgggggacaaggggggggggtcacagctTGGCCACGCGCCCAGGAGCGGGAGCACCCCAGGACCGGGAGCACCCCAGAAACATGAGCACCCTAGGGATGGGAGCACCCCAGCCCCGCTCACCAGTGtcacattccttttcctttctgcgGGTGCTGGCACCCGCCAGGACCCCGCGGCGGGTGCTTCGGTGAGCTCGGTGTCCCCTGGTGGCTCCTGGGGGACAAGGACTGGCATGGAGAGGGGACGGCATCCCCCCCTCCTCACCGTCCcactccacccccccccaccgtaccagggccagcagcagcgggttggcagcggggctgcaggtcgcccgcggccccggcgcggccgccagctccagctgcagcggGTACAGCAGCCACTTCCCATTGCTGATCTCATGGGGCCACTGCAGGGTGAGGAAGGCCGAGCCCAGCGTCTTCAGCGACTGGCCCCGGTTGGAGACCTGCGCGGGATGGTTCGGGGTTGGCTGCatgtgctggggtggggggggcacggctgcAACTCTCCCCAACCGCCAGCCCCCCCGGACTCACCGTCACCTCGAAGCGCACGGCGCTGCCCACCTGGCTCTCCCGCCGCACCGTGCTCTCACCCCGCACCACCCCGCCGAAGAAGAGCCGGGGCGGCACGGCCACGCTGCGGGGACACAGTGGTGGGGGTcagggggacctggggggggggggggggggagcggccccCACCCCGCTGCCACTCACCCCGTCACGGAGAGAGGCAGCTCGATGACCACGCGCGCCTGAGCCACCGCCGGCTCCAGCCCCGGCTGCTCACTGatcctggggaaaagaaagggggtcgggggcggggggcatcgctctgagcccccccccccccccccatgccacCTGCAGAGCCCCCGCCACCCGCCCCGGCTCACGTGGACAGGGCCAGCTCCACCGCCAGGTCCGTGGTCTGGAGGGTGATGCCCAGGGTGCTGAGGATGAGGTAGAAACGCACCTGGGGGCACAGGGCgagggttggggctgggggtcccggggaggatggggtgggggggggggggggggctcaaggAGCTGCGCCCACCTGGGCTCCGCGTTTCATGGGGTTCCCCAGCTCGCACTCCACCTGCGAGCCGTTCTGGTTGGCGAGGCACACCACCGGCTTGTCCTGGGGGCAGAGAGCTGAGGACCTGCTGCGGGCACCCCcccatcctgcacccccccggaACCAGCCCCATCCCAAACCCCAGAACCTCTGGGACCAGCCCCGTCCCAAACCCCAGCACCTTTGGGACCAGCCCCGTCCCAAACCCCACCACCTTTGGGACCAGCCCCATCCCAAACCCCAGAACCTTTGGGACCAGCCCCATCCCAAACCCCAGAACCTTTGGGACCAGCCCCATCCCAAACCCCAGCATCCCCCCTGGAACCAGCGCTGTCCCAAACCCCAGCACCTTTGGGAGCAGCCCCGTCCCAAAGCCCAGCATCCCTCAGGACCAGCCCTGCCTCAAACCCCATCACCCCTGGAGCCAGCCCCATCCCAAACCCCACCACCTTTGGGACCAGCCCCGTCCCAAACCCCATCACCTTTGGGACCAGCCCCGTCCCAAACCCCAGCCACCCAAGATCCATCCCCCCAcatccatccccatcccaccccctcAGCGCCCTCGGGaccatccccatccctctgcatccctgggacccccagaTCTGTCCCCACTGCTCCgcacccccaaagccccccatccctcgccccccccccccacccagcccctgcCGCACCGAGGGTGCCCGGCCGTCATAGGGGCGCACGGCGGAGTAGGGCAGCTCCTCGGGGAAGGTGGCGGTGAGCACGGCCTCGTGGGCATCGTCCCCATCCCGCTGCGGCTCCGCGGGGTCCGAGGGCAGGTTGGTGACGTGGATCTCCAGGGCCACGTCCTTCTGGTCGCTCATGGCGAAGATGGCAGTGCCATCCTCaccccttggggggggggacgggacggggacaGCCCCTGTGAGCCCCCGCCGGGCGTCCCCTCCGCCCCGTAGGGTGTGTGGGGATGTGTTGGGGGGGACGATGAACAGCGCCCAGCCCCACTCACCTGGGCAGGGGCACGAAATCGGCGTCCCCCAGGCGGGCGCAGAACTGGAAGTGCAGCTGCAGGTTGCTCTGGCAGATCTTGTCGTCCCCGCAGCCCTGCTTCAGAAAGTGCACctgcggggggggtgggggacacacacacacacacaaaagggtCGGGGACACCCCGAGGGAGGCAGCCCCCGAGCTGGCCCCGAGTGGGACGGGCTCCTCACCTCGGTGCgctggctgctgggctgctgggggctgagcacGGGGGACAGGGGCGGCAGGGCGGCCCCCCGGCTGTGCCGCGTGGCCCCCCGGCTGTGccgcgctgccccggccccctgGATGCCATAGGCGAGGGTGACGGCGATGGGGCGCAGCTTGTCACGGATGCTGTCCTGGGGACGGCCAGAGCAAGGGGGAGGGTAAGGGCGGGGGGGGcatgggacagggacagggatggggcagggacgaggatagggacagggatggcacggggatggggacggggatgggaaaAGGAtgaggatgggatggggatggcaCAGGCAtgggaatggggacagggatgggatggagaTGGCACAGGGATGGAACAAGGGTGGggccagggatggggaagaggcCAGGGATGGGACAGAAATGCCACAGGGATGAggacagagatggggaagggacaaggatggggacaggaatgGGATAGGGACGGAGATGGGTCTGGGAATGCGACGGATTTGGAGAcgaggatggggacggggacaaggacagggtcaggatggggatgaggacagggacgggatggggatggggacagggacagggacagggacagggacacggacagggacgggatggggacagggatggggatggggacggggacagggacagggatggggacagggatgggatggggacagggatggggacagggacagggatggggacagggacaaggagggggacagggatggggacggggacagggagcCACCTGGAGCTGGAAGGTGGCTTTGACGCAGGCGCGGGCGCGCTGCCGGGGCAGCTCCACCGTGTCCGAGAACTGGTGCTCGGGGTCCGAGGGACGGCGGCCGAGGAAGGTGATGCGGGGGGCATGGCCCAGCCGCCGCCGGTCCGTGTCGGCGTCGAACACGTATTCCAGCactgggggcagagggacggggccgtgccgggggtccccccagccccgcaggggTCCCGTCCCCTCTGGGGGGGacacgcagcccccccggcaccccccggcccctctgccCGTGCCCACTCACCGAGGGGGGGGCTGTAGCTGGCCGGGCTGGCTGTGTAGCTGAAGCAGGCTCGGACATCCACGCTacagggggcacggggcagaGGTGGAGTGAGACGGGGCGGCCCCGAcacccccctcgcccccccccccccagccacgtGGCACCCACCAGACGCCCTCCTGGTGCTGGCAGTTGCTCTGCTCCAGGTCGATGTTGGGGGGAACCAGGGAGACGTTCCTGGAGACGTGGACCACGGGGCgagccctgcgggggggggagcacggAGCACGGCGGTGCCGGGCTGGGCCCCACTGGGGGCGCCCCCACCGTGCACAGCCCCTgcatgggacccccccccagctgtgCCAAGGGACGGGGGGACCCTGGGtcggggggatgggggggaccaGGGGGTGGGGAATGCTTAGGGACAGGGGACGCTGCGGGTTAGGGGATGCACAGGGATGGGGGACGCTTGGGGTTACGGGGTGCTTGGGATCAGGGGATGCTTGGGGTTAGGCGATGCTTGGGGTTAGGGGATGTGCACGGATGGGGGATGCTCAGGGTTAGGGAATGCACAGGGATGGGGGACGCTTGGGGTTACGGGGTGCTTGGGATCAGGAGATACTTGGGGTTAGAGGATGTGCACGGATGGGGGATGCTCAGGGTTACGGGGTGCTTGGGGTTACGGGATGATCGGGATCAGGAGatgcttggggacaggggatgCTTGGGGATAGGGGATGCTTGGGGATAGGGGATGCTTGGGATCAAGGAATGCTTGGGGATTAGGGTGCCCTGtttggggccgggggtgccTGTGGCAGGCACTCACCTGTACAGCACCACGGTGTCAGAGAGGGAGCCGACGAGCAGGTCGGGGTAGAGGTTCCCATCCACATCCAGCCCCCCCGAGAGCGCGTACCCGAAGGCCGTCACCCCCACGCCCTCCCCGTCCAGGACCTGGGGACAAGGACAGCTGTGACGCTGGGAACTGGCAGCGGGAGGCAACGGGgaacttccccccccccaacccctccccgaCCCCCATCCTTCACCTGCGCCGGCTTCGCCACGATGCCCAGGTTGCTGCCGTGGTAGATGTAGACCTTGCCAGCGCCATCAAAGGGGGCTCCCACAGCCAgatctgggggggggagaggcggtgaggaggggggggggacacgcagcAGCACCCGGGgatccccacgccccccccagcgcccctcACCCTCGAAGCCGTCCTGGTTGAGGTCGCCGGCAGCGCCCAGGGCGACGCCGAACATGGAGCCGCGGGTGCCGTTGAGGCGCAGGGGGGCGGCGGCGTCCCAGTGCCCCGCCGGGTTGACGTAGACGTAGGCGGCCCCCCCGATCTCCTCCTTGCGCTCGAAGAAGTGGGGGGCCCCCACCACCAGGTCCATCCAGCTGCGGGCACGGCGGCCGCgtcaccccccaccccctaccCCGGGGCCACCCCGCAGGGCGGCACCGCGGGTCCCCGGCACCGTGGGCACCGTGGGCACCGTGGGCACCGTGGGTACCcccaccctgtgcccccccccgtggccTCACCCGTCGCTGTTGAGGTCCAGCACGGCCAGGGCATAGCCGAAGGCGGAGGTGAGCTGCTCGCCCCGCAGCACGGCCTCGGGCACCAGGCGCTGGGCGCTGTCGCGGCGCAGGATGAGGACGGCGCCCGTGTGGTTGGCGCGGGGCGCGCCGCTCACGAAGCTCAGCTCCTGCCGCCGCGTCAGGCCCGCGCCCGAGTCCACCGAGAAACCTGCGGGCGGGTTCGGggtttttggggttttttgggtttttttttttggggggtggtgaTTTGTACCCGGCCCCCATCACCGTGCCCCACCCGGTGCcctctgtccgtccgtccgtccgtctctctctctctctgctcagctccctgcGTGGCTGGGGGCCCTGgtgctttggggtggggggcatggggatggggtgaggggggggtcCTGCTCGGctcgtgcctcagtttccctgctctgtgctccaTATAGTCTgtacttgggggggggggggggtggcagagctgggggggtcctgggtccTCTTCCAGCTCCGGGGGaaagcggggagggggggggtgaggaccagcccccccccctcccttccctgcatGGCCAGAAGGGAAGATTTTGGGGCCAGAAGGGAAGATTTTGGGGCCAGAAGGGAAGATtttggggagagaagggaagattTTGGGGACAGAGCAGCAAGACCCGGAGCGCCCAgatctccctccccagcagatgcagagcccccaggggcttggggacagcccacccccaaccccatgcagcagtggcagccccccccccacccccccccagcagcacagcccagcctgtgcccagcccccccagccctgccacagccctcccagcccccaggCTCCCAGCAGGATGCAGCCCCCATGCACCCCCCCCATGCAGAAACATCACTGGAGGGAAAAGCACAGGgacctggggtgctgggggggggggcacgccaGGCTCAGCACACAGGTGGGACCCCTGGAatcatctcccccccccccccccccgcccagtgtctgcccccccccaggcctggCGGTGCCCCCACCACAACCCCGGCACAGCGACAGGACACACGGCCACAGtcagggcacggggacgggggggggagctgggggggggacagggggcagAGGCACCGCACGGACCCGAAAGGGTCccgggggcattggggggggggggggggcggcacaGGGCAGGGCACGGCCACGCGTGCGTAGGGTTGGGTGTGCAAGGGGCTGTGTGCGCACGCCTGGGTGTGCGGGGGGGgtgcactgggggggggggggggggcgtgcaaAGCGAGCTGGGTgcgtgcacacgcgtgtgtctgcgtgtgtgtgcgtgtgtgcgtgtgctgGGGGCccggaggctgcagcagctccgctctcctctgctctgcacagacacggagggggggggacacaccgACACGACACGGCTCCAGGGGGTGGcacacggggagggggggggggggggtggctccGGGGGTGGCACACGGGGACGCGGCGGCGCCGCGTACGAACCCAAGTAGCTATTCTGGGGCACGTCGCCGGCCGCGCCGGGCACCTTCTCGTTGGGGTCTGGGCTTTTGTACACCAGCTGGTCGGGGTCTGAGCTATCAACGTTTGTCACAAACAACAAACCTGCGCCCGGCGGGccgagagagaaagagagggggggggtggtggtcaGGGAGGGCGCCGGGGTTGGGGCAGGCTggagccgggcgggggggggtccgggggggctcCCCACGCCGCGCCGGGCTCCGCCGTGCCCGTACCCAGGTAACTGTTGGCGGGCACGGGGATGAGCGAGGGGTCCTGGTCCTTCTCGCCCCCCGCTTCGTAGGGGCCGTCGTCGTAGCGCAGCGGGTCGAGGGAGCTCTGGTTAAGCAGCTCCACGCGC
Protein-coding regions in this window:
- the ITGA7 gene encoding integrin alpha-7 isoform X6, which codes for MAGPLWVPCLWLPLLGSAAFNLDAGSTLLKDGAKGSLFGFSVALHRQLSPEPASWLLVGAPLAPALPSQAANRTGGLFACPLTPELSDCWRVPIDEGVDLQRESKENQWLGVSVKSQGAGGKIVTCAHLYEARNRVRQPLETRDVIGRCFVLSQDLRVRDELDGGEWKFCEGRPQGHDRFGFCQQGLAAAFSPDQHYILFGAPGTYNWKGNLRVELLNQSSLDPLRYDDGPYEAGGEKDQDPSLIPVPANSYLGFSVDSGAGLTRRQELSFVSGAPRANHTGAVLILRRDSAQRLVPEAVLRGEQLTSAFGYALAVLDLNSDGWMDLVVGAPHFFERKEEIGGAAYVYVNPAGHWDAAAPLRLNGTRGSMFGVALGAAGDLNQDGFEDLAVGAPFDGAGKVYIYHGSNLGIVAKPAQVLDGEGVGVTAFGYALSGGLDVDGNLYPDLLVGSLSDTVVLYRARPVVHVSRNVSLVPPNIDLEQSNCQHQEGVCVDVRACFSYTASPASYSPPLVLEYVFDADTDRRRLGHAPRITFLGRRPSDPEHQFSDTVELPRQRARACVKATFQLQDSIRDKLRPIAVTLAYGIQGAGAARHSRGATRHSRGAALPPLSPVLSPQQPSSQRTEVHFLKQGCGDDKICQSNLQLHFQFCARLGDADFVPLPRGEDGTAIFAMSDQKDVALEIHVTNLPSDPAEPQRDGDDAHEAVLTATFPEELPYSAVRPYDGRAPSDKPVVCLANQNGSQVECELGNPMKRGAQVRFYLILSTLGITLQTTDLAVELALSTISEQPGLEPAVAQARVVIELPLSVTGVAVPPRLFFGGVVRGESTVRRESQVGSAVRFEVTVSNRGQSLKTLGSAFLTLQWPHEISNGKWLLYPLQLELAAAPGPRATCSPAANPLLLALEPPGDTELTEAPAAGSWRVPAPAERKRNVTLDCAQGTARCLAFRCPLHSFERAAVLTARGRLWNSTFLEEFLAVTSVELIVRASVSVTSSIKNLVLKDASTQIPVTIYLDPGVAVAGGVPWWVILLAVLAGILVLALLVFILWKCGFFKRSSQTSRYTANYYRARRRLQPSEADKQALEGQR
- the ITGA7 gene encoding integrin alpha-7 isoform X2, yielding MAGPLWVPCLWLPLLGSAAFNLDAGSTLLKDGAKGSLFGFSVALHRQLSPEPASWLLVGAPLAPALPSQAANRTGGLFACPLTPELSDCWRVPIDEGVDLQRESKENQWLGVSVKSQGAGGKIVTCAHLYEARNRVRQPLETRDVIGRCFVLSQDLRVRDELDGGEWKFCEGRPQGHDRFGFCQQGLAAAFSPDQHYILFGAPGTYNWKGNLRVELLNQSSLDPLRYDDGPYEAGGEKDQDPSLIPVPANSYLGLLFVTNVDSSDPDQLVYKSPDPNEKVPGAAGDVPQNSYLGFSVDSGAGLTRRQELSFVSGAPRANHTGAVLILRRDSAQRLVPEAVLRGEQLTSAFGYALAVLDLNSDGWMDLVVGAPHFFERKEEIGGAAYVYVNPAGHWDAAAPLRLNGTRGSMFGVALGAAGDLNQDGFEDLAVGAPFDGAGKVYIYHGSNLGIVAKPAQVLDGEGVGVTAFGYALSGGLDVDGNLYPDLLVGSLSDTVVLYRARPVVHVSRNVSLVPPNIDLEQSNCQHQEGVCVDVRACFSYTASPASYSPPLVLEYVFDADTDRRRLGHAPRITFLGRRPSDPEHQFSDTVELPRQRARACVKATFQLQDSIRDKLRPIAVTLAYGIQGAGAARHSRGATRHSRGAALPPLSPVLSPQQPSSQRTEVHFLKQGCGDDKICQSNLQLHFQFCARLGDADFVPLPRGEDGTAIFAMSDQKDVALEIHVTNLPSDPAEPQRDGDDAHEAVLTATFPEELPYSAVRPYDGRAPSDKPVVCLANQNGSQVECELGNPMKRGAQVRFYLILSTLGITLQTTDLAVELALSTISEQPGLEPAVAQARVVIELPLSVTGVAVPPRLFFGGVVRGESTVRRESQVGSAVRFEVTVSNRGQSLKTLGSAFLTLQWPHEISNGKWLLYPLQLELAAAPGPRATCSPAANPLLLALEPPGDTELTEAPAAGSWRVPAPAERKRNVTLDCAQGTARCLAFRCPLHSFERAAVLTARGRLWNSTFLEEFLAVTSVELIVRASVSVTSSIKNLVLKDASTQIPVTIYLDPGVAVAGGVPWWVILLAVLAGILVLALLVFILWKCGFFKRSSQTSRYTANYYRARRRLQPSEADKQALEGQR